A single genomic interval of Chloracidobacterium validum harbors:
- a CDS encoding SMP-30/gluconolactonase/LRE family protein — protein MKLWNFVIGLAVITLLGILYLLFYPVSIDAAAWTPPPTPKLEGVYAVNSVLSGVERRGAEAIVGSEDVAIGPDGRIYAGAKDGVIYRMPIAGGAPERFAVTNGRPLGLKFDRRGYLIVADCQRGLLEVAPDGTVNVLSVEAGGKPFKFTDDLDIAADGTIYFTDASWKFSQPEYRLDFLEHRPNGRLLAYDPATKTTRVILDNLYFANGVAVSPDQQFLVVTETAKYRVLRYWLAGERRGQVEPLIENLPGFPDGISAGRDGVFWVALFARRNVVLDRLLPQPFWRKMVLRLPRLFQPKPDHYGFVIAVNERSEVVKNLQDPAPTAFAPVTNVVEHDGRLYLGTLEDRGIGVLPLNP, from the coding sequence TTGAAGCTGTGGAACTTCGTCATCGGACTGGCCGTCATCACGTTGCTTGGCATACTCTACCTGCTTTTCTATCCGGTCAGCATTGACGCTGCTGCCTGGACGCCGCCACCAACCCCAAAACTTGAAGGCGTATATGCCGTCAACAGCGTGCTGTCCGGCGTCGAGCGCCGTGGGGCGGAAGCCATCGTGGGATCGGAAGACGTGGCGATTGGCCCGGATGGGCGCATCTATGCCGGCGCAAAGGATGGCGTCATTTACCGCATGCCGATTGCGGGTGGCGCTCCCGAACGATTCGCCGTCACCAACGGGCGACCGCTCGGACTCAAGTTTGACCGGCGCGGCTATCTGATCGTTGCGGATTGTCAGCGCGGACTGCTGGAGGTCGCGCCGGATGGGACGGTGAATGTCCTCAGCGTTGAAGCGGGCGGCAAGCCGTTCAAGTTCACCGACGATCTCGACATTGCAGCCGACGGGACGATTTATTTCACCGATGCCTCGTGGAAGTTTAGCCAGCCTGAATACCGGCTTGACTTTCTTGAACACCGTCCGAATGGGCGCTTGCTGGCTTACGACCCGGCAACCAAGACCACGCGCGTCATTCTGGATAACCTGTATTTTGCCAATGGCGTTGCGGTCAGCCCTGATCAGCAGTTTTTGGTCGTGACGGAAACGGCAAAGTATCGGGTGCTTCGCTACTGGTTGGCTGGTGAACGGCGCGGCCAGGTTGAGCCATTGATTGAAAACCTGCCGGGCTTTCCCGATGGCATTTCGGCCGGACGGGATGGGGTCTTTTGGGTGGCGCTTTTCGCGCGGCGCAACGTTGTTCTTGACCGGCTGCTACCGCAACCGTTCTGGCGCAAGATGGTTCTTCGGCTGCCACGCCTCTTTCAGCCCAAACCGGATCACTATGGTTTTGTCATCGCGGTGAATGAGCGCAGCGAAGTCGTCAAGAATTTACAAGACCCGGCGCCAACGGCCTTTGCGCCGGTGACCAACGTTGTCGAGCACGATGGGCGACTTTACTTGGGAACGCTGGAAGATCGGGGGATTGGCGTCCTGCCGCTCAATCCGTAA
- a CDS encoding type IV pilus twitching motility protein PilT, translating into MEKKILDRILTMAVKSGVSDIHFQAGSVPLFRYNGTLMDVKYDVLTPQDTELIAQILLKNDRLHAYEDFVEKDVSYGVDNAGRFRANIFKQRNSFAIVLRAISIEARTFEQLNLPPTLAHIADLGRGLVLVTGATGNGKSTTMSAMIEHINRTRKLHIITIEDPIEFLYKNDRSVITQREIGQDTRSFPEALHAALRQDPDVILVGEIRDGVTFDTALRAAETGHLVFSAIHTTDAQKTISRVLGFYPPEEQATARARLADNLAAIISLRLLPMSNQQVRIPAVEILRMSSAVQECLRNPDKLNDLGFIIARSREYGMMTFDQHLIDLCKAGKITLEVARAAATNRLEFDKALAAERMAAGATTEDNASGAGSASAITTPPPAADQPAPKPEADDSGNKTYSFV; encoded by the coding sequence ATGGAAAAGAAAATCCTTGATCGCATTCTCACCATGGCCGTCAAAAGCGGCGTCTCTGACATTCACTTCCAAGCCGGAAGCGTTCCTCTTTTCCGCTACAATGGAACGCTCATGGATGTGAAGTACGATGTCCTAACACCGCAGGACACTGAGCTTATCGCTCAAATCCTGCTCAAAAATGATCGCCTGCACGCCTATGAGGACTTTGTTGAGAAGGACGTTTCGTATGGTGTTGACAATGCCGGTCGCTTCCGGGCCAACATCTTTAAGCAACGCAACAGCTTTGCAATTGTGCTGCGGGCAATCTCCATCGAGGCGCGGACCTTTGAGCAACTCAACCTGCCACCGACGCTTGCCCACATTGCCGACCTGGGGCGTGGACTTGTGCTGGTGACCGGCGCGACCGGCAACGGCAAATCCACAACGATGTCGGCGATGATTGAGCATATCAACCGCACCCGGAAGCTTCACATCATCACCATCGAAGACCCAATTGAGTTTCTCTATAAAAACGACCGCAGCGTGATCACTCAGCGGGAGATCGGTCAAGATACGCGCTCATTTCCAGAAGCGCTGCATGCGGCACTGCGGCAGGACCCAGATGTGATTCTCGTGGGTGAAATCCGGGATGGCGTCACATTCGACACCGCGCTGCGCGCGGCGGAAACCGGCCACCTAGTGTTTAGTGCGATCCATACCACCGATGCCCAAAAAACCATTTCCCGCGTCCTGGGCTTTTACCCGCCGGAGGAACAAGCCACGGCGCGCGCCCGCCTAGCCGACAATCTGGCCGCGATCATTTCGCTGCGACTCCTGCCAATGTCCAACCAGCAAGTACGGATTCCGGCCGTGGAAATTTTGCGCATGTCCAGCGCCGTGCAGGAATGCTTACGCAATCCCGACAAGCTCAATGACCTTGGGTTCATCATCGCGCGCAGCCGGGAATACGGCATGATGACGTTTGACCAACACCTCATTGACCTGTGCAAAGCTGGCAAAATCACGTTGGAAGTTGCGCGGGCTGCCGCCACCAATCGCCTGGAGTTCGATAAGGCCCTGGCTGCCGAACGCATGGCAGCGGGCGCCACTACCGAAGACAACGCATCAGGCGCAGGATCCGCTTCGGCGATAACCACCCCGCCACCGGCCGCTGACCAACCGGCACCTAAACCAGAAGCGGATGACAGCGGCAACAAGACCTATTCCTTCGTTTGA
- the thrC gene encoding threonine synthase, with translation MERFPRASAYLKCIEPTCRATYDAGEQLYACERCGGLLDVCYEWSPAALHDILATFDARRASYHPYDQSGVWRFRELFPFATSPSQVVTLGEGNTPLWDAPRSAHYAGLKRLTVKHQGLNPTGSFKDNGMTTGIAQARRLGARAVACASTGNTSASLAAYAARAGMHGIVFIPGGRIAYGKLAQSLDYGAVTLQIEGNFDDAMRLVRDLARTTPLYLLNSVNPFRLEGQKTIAFELLQQRRWQVPDRVVVPGGNLGNVSALGKGFKELHDLGLIPRLPKLTVVQAEGAAPLVRWYAAHRVGNLLPVNRPKTLATAIQIGNPVSWLKAVRALDWTDGICTTVSEQEIADAKAIIGRDGIGCEPASAATVAGLRRLVSEGLVHPEEDVVAILTGSALKDPDFTVQYHTGQLFTDAERETHLAYAEGHLMSTFANAPRQVPGKPDVLRQIILDLLAEPSCPTA, from the coding sequence ATGGAACGCTTTCCGCGCGCCAGCGCCTACCTCAAGTGTATCGAACCAACTTGTCGCGCAACCTACGATGCTGGCGAGCAACTCTATGCCTGTGAACGATGTGGCGGGCTGCTCGATGTGTGCTATGAGTGGTCGCCGGCAGCCCTACACGACATTTTGGCCACTTTTGATGCCCGCCGCGCTTCTTATCATCCCTATGATCAAAGCGGTGTCTGGCGCTTCCGCGAACTCTTTCCATTTGCCACCTCGCCAAGCCAGGTCGTCACTTTGGGCGAAGGCAACACACCACTTTGGGATGCCCCACGCAGCGCCCACTACGCCGGACTCAAACGGCTGACGGTCAAGCATCAGGGCCTGAACCCAACCGGCTCGTTCAAGGACAACGGCATGACGACCGGTATCGCCCAGGCGCGTCGGCTTGGCGCGCGGGCTGTTGCCTGCGCCAGCACTGGCAACACGTCGGCATCGCTTGCCGCCTATGCCGCCCGGGCCGGCATGCATGGCATTGTCTTTATTCCAGGCGGCCGCATTGCTTACGGAAAGCTGGCGCAAAGCCTTGATTACGGCGCGGTAACGCTCCAAATTGAAGGCAACTTCGACGACGCGATGCGCCTGGTGCGCGACCTAGCCCGCACAACGCCACTTTATCTGCTCAATTCGGTCAATCCCTTCCGGCTGGAAGGCCAGAAGACCATCGCATTCGAACTCCTACAACAACGCCGGTGGCAAGTCCCCGATCGCGTAGTTGTCCCTGGCGGCAACCTAGGCAATGTCTCCGCACTCGGGAAAGGGTTTAAAGAGCTGCATGACCTGGGACTTATCCCACGCTTGCCCAAGCTGACAGTCGTACAAGCCGAGGGCGCAGCCCCTCTTGTCCGGTGGTATGCCGCCCACCGGGTGGGTAACCTGTTGCCGGTCAACCGCCCCAAAACCTTGGCAACTGCCATCCAAATCGGCAATCCGGTGTCCTGGCTCAAAGCAGTGCGGGCACTTGACTGGACAGACGGTATCTGCACGACAGTTTCAGAACAAGAGATAGCCGACGCCAAGGCAATCATCGGACGTGACGGCATCGGCTGCGAACCGGCCAGCGCGGCAACGGTCGCCGGATTGCGACGACTCGTTAGCGAAGGACTGGTGCATCCCGAAGAAGACGTCGTGGCCATTCTCACCGGCAGCGCGCTCAAAGACCCAGACTTCACCGTGCAATACCACACCGGACAACTTTTTACCGATGCCGAACGCGAGACTCACCTTGCCTATGCCGAAGGCCACCTTATGTCCACGTTCGCCAATGCCCCACGTCAGGTGCCAGGCAAGCCCGACGTGTTGCGGCAAATCATTCTCGACCTACTTGCCGAACCATCCTGTCCGACAGCATGA
- a CDS encoding 1-deoxy-D-xylulose-5-phosphate reductoisomerase: MTGLAILGSTGSIGCNTLDVVERLAPRFTVVALAAGRNVERLAEQVRRHRPQLVAVADEDARRAFRHHIGSDWQGELAVGMEGMLAVAAHPAAATVMSAVVGGRGLQPTLRAIELGRRVCIANKEPLVMAGELMMRRARECGAEVLPVDSEHNALHQCLRGNALAEVQRLVLTASGGPFRTLPAEAFSQITVAQALRHPTWTMGRKITIDSATLMNKGLEVIEARWLYDIAPERIEVVIHPQSVVHSLVAFVDGSTMAQLGVADMRHPIQYALTYPERKPSPVERLDLTAVAKLEFYPPDLEKFPCLRLAYEALRAGGTLPAVLNAANEEAVAAFLEERIRFVDIPYVLETTMARHAQQPTTALETILAADEWARSEARRIIVALGQ, translated from the coding sequence ATGACAGGATTGGCAATTCTCGGCTCGACCGGCTCGATTGGGTGCAACACACTGGATGTCGTCGAGCGTTTGGCTCCGCGCTTCACCGTGGTGGCGCTCGCCGCTGGGCGCAACGTCGAGCGGCTGGCCGAACAGGTTCGGCGGCACCGGCCGCAGCTCGTCGCCGTTGCCGATGAAGACGCGCGGCGCGCATTCCGGCACCACATCGGGTCAGACTGGCAAGGGGAGCTTGCCGTTGGGATGGAGGGGATGCTGGCGGTGGCCGCCCATCCGGCCGCCGCAACAGTGATGTCGGCGGTGGTTGGAGGGCGTGGGCTACAGCCGACGCTGCGCGCTATTGAGCTTGGCCGCCGCGTCTGCATCGCCAACAAAGAACCACTTGTCATGGCGGGCGAACTCATGATGCGCCGGGCGCGCGAGTGCGGCGCAGAGGTGTTGCCGGTGGACAGTGAGCACAACGCGCTTCATCAATGCCTGCGGGGCAATGCGCTCGCCGAAGTGCAGCGCCTGGTGCTGACGGCTAGCGGTGGACCGTTTCGGACGCTGCCGGCTGAAGCCTTTTCACAGATTACGGTGGCGCAGGCGCTTCGGCATCCCACCTGGACGATGGGCCGCAAAATCACGATTGATTCGGCTACGCTGATGAACAAGGGGCTTGAAGTGATCGAAGCGCGGTGGCTCTATGACATCGCGCCGGAGCGCATCGAGGTCGTGATTCATCCCCAGTCGGTCGTGCATTCCCTGGTCGCCTTTGTGGATGGCTCAACGATGGCGCAGTTGGGCGTGGCTGACATGCGGCATCCAATCCAATATGCGCTGACGTACCCGGAGCGGAAACCTTCGCCGGTTGAGCGTCTCGACCTGACCGCCGTGGCCAAGCTGGAGTTCTATCCGCCTGACTTGGAAAAGTTTCCCTGCTTGCGGTTGGCTTACGAAGCGTTACGCGCCGGCGGTACGCTCCCGGCCGTCCTCAACGCCGCCAACGAAGAGGCCGTGGCGGCATTTCTTGAGGAACGCATACGGTTTGTGGACATTCCCTACGTGCTTGAGACGACCATGGCGCGGCATGCCCAACAACCGACGACGGCGTTGGAAACCATCTTGGCGGCTGACGAGTGGGCGCGATCCGAGGCGCGGCGCATCATCGTCGCGCTGGGACAGTAG
- a CDS encoding DEAD/DEAH box helicase, translated as MLKLTERELRRLAETLDTLHLRGVLGAEARPAGKRADLLRQVVEKAQEHAATAHRLYEAARLSPEQIHDWLAETAPDLPSDARARILRLLTASREPGERIPAQQVVSLLTLGLATVLDELREIERRRPRPTLDYHDFQVERHRRAALKKLLDGIGTPEPQPFVPDPFQLAAVAIVTEQGLDAMVAAPTGSGKTWIAEQAIRRTLERGGTAWYTSPLKALSNDKFREFGRTFGPDAVGLITGDRRVNPDAPLKIATTEIYRNGLYDAMTSEGVVGAPDLVVFDEVHYLGDRHRGVVWEESIIYTPASTRLLLLSATVGNARELAEWVTWTRGVECRLVAHPQRPVPLRTAFIHPDGRLQPLFEDDATGRLQADVEALYVQAKQQEAAAQARRRRPPFYRRRRRR; from the coding sequence ATGCTCAAACTGACTGAACGCGAACTGCGCCGACTAGCGGAAACACTCGATACACTGCATTTGCGAGGCGTCTTGGGCGCGGAGGCTCGCCCGGCCGGCAAGCGAGCCGACCTCTTGCGCCAAGTTGTTGAAAAGGCGCAGGAACATGCCGCAACGGCCCATCGCCTGTACGAGGCGGCCCGCCTCTCACCTGAACAAATTCACGACTGGCTGGCTGAGACTGCCCCGGACCTTCCATCCGATGCGCGCGCGCGCATCCTCCGCCTCTTGACCGCGTCTCGTGAGCCTGGCGAGCGCATCCCGGCGCAACAGGTCGTCAGCTTGCTGACGCTTGGGCTGGCAACGGTTCTGGATGAACTGCGTGAGATCGAACGCCGGCGGCCCCGCCCAACCCTCGACTATCACGACTTCCAGGTGGAACGCCACCGCCGTGCGGCCCTCAAAAAACTCCTCGACGGTATCGGAACGCCCGAACCTCAGCCGTTCGTGCCCGATCCGTTTCAGTTGGCGGCCGTTGCGATTGTCACCGAACAGGGGCTGGATGCGATGGTGGCCGCGCCGACCGGGTCGGGCAAGACCTGGATTGCCGAACAAGCCATCCGCCGAACACTCGAACGGGGCGGCACCGCCTGGTACACCTCACCCCTCAAAGCCCTCTCCAACGACAAATTTCGTGAGTTTGGGCGAACGTTCGGACCCGACGCGGTTGGGCTGATCACCGGCGACCGGCGCGTGAACCCTGACGCGCCGCTCAAGATTGCCACCACCGAGATTTACCGCAATGGTTTATACGACGCCATGACCTCGGAGGGGGTGGTTGGCGCGCCGGATTTGGTGGTCTTCGACGAAGTCCACTACCTCGGCGACCGGCACCGTGGCGTGGTGTGGGAAGAATCCATTATTTACACACCAGCTTCGACGCGCTTGCTCCTGCTCTCAGCTACGGTTGGCAACGCCAGGGAGTTGGCAGAATGGGTGACGTGGACGCGCGGCGTCGAGTGCCGACTGGTTGCCCACCCACAGCGTCCAGTGCCGCTCCGAACGGCGTTTATCCACCCCGATGGACGCCTCCAGCCACTTTTTGAGGATGACGCCACCGGACGGCTGCAAGCGGACGTTGAAGCCCTGTACGTCCAAGCCAAGCAGCAAGAGGCCGCCGCTCAGGCCAGGCGGCGGCGACCACCGTTTTATCGGCGCCGGCGGCGACGCTGA
- a CDS encoding cysteine desulfurase family protein — MTTTPRLYLDHAATTPVLPEVVAAFLPYLTEQFGNASSVHAFGQRARAAVEQSRRHVAALFGAEPTEVTFLSGGTEANNLAIRGVAEAYGDASRRNHIITTSFEHPAVLAPCQALEAAGFRVTYLPVSLAGRVSAAEVAQALTDETLLVTVMLANNEVGTLQPIAEIGALVAERRRRGQTLFFHTDAVQAVGKVPVNVRDLGVDLLSLSGHKIHAPKGIGALYVAKHVRLAPQQLGGHQERDRRAGTEAVANIVALGCAAQLAAQRLDQMAQVRNLRDTLEHELQARLPWMAVNGGASPRLPNISNLAFDGLDANRLVIALDLAGIAISTGSACSSGSTEPSHVLRAMGLPPERVRGSIRISLSHTTAPSDIARVIDLLPKTVERLARLQNPTD, encoded by the coding sequence GTGACCACGACGCCACGGCTTTATCTCGACCATGCCGCCACGACGCCAGTCTTACCAGAGGTCGTGGCGGCGTTTCTGCCCTATCTGACCGAGCAGTTTGGCAATGCCTCGTCCGTGCATGCCTTTGGGCAGCGCGCGCGCGCGGCAGTCGAGCAATCCCGCCGGCACGTGGCAGCGCTGTTCGGCGCGGAACCAACCGAAGTCACCTTCCTCAGCGGCGGCACCGAAGCCAACAACTTGGCGATTCGTGGCGTGGCGGAAGCCTACGGCGACGCCAGCCGCCGCAACCACATCATCACGACCTCATTCGAGCATCCGGCTGTCTTAGCACCTTGCCAGGCGCTTGAGGCGGCTGGGTTTCGGGTGACGTACCTACCGGTCAGCTTGGCCGGGCGCGTGAGCGCCGCAGAGGTGGCTCAGGCGCTGACCGATGAAACTTTGCTGGTAACGGTCATGCTGGCCAACAACGAGGTCGGAACGCTCCAGCCAATCGCGGAAATCGGCGCGCTGGTTGCCGAACGCCGGCGGCGTGGTCAGACACTGTTTTTTCATACCGATGCCGTGCAGGCCGTGGGCAAGGTTCCGGTCAACGTCCGCGACTTGGGCGTGGATTTGCTCTCCCTGTCCGGTCACAAAATCCATGCGCCCAAGGGTATTGGCGCGCTCTACGTCGCCAAGCACGTCCGGCTGGCGCCCCAGCAACTTGGCGGACACCAAGAACGTGACCGCCGCGCCGGAACGGAAGCCGTCGCCAACATCGTGGCGCTCGGCTGCGCCGCCCAGCTTGCCGCGCAACGCCTCGACCAGATGGCGCAAGTGCGAAACCTGCGTGATACACTGGAACACGAACTCCAGGCGCGCCTGCCGTGGATGGCGGTCAATGGCGGCGCGTCGCCGCGCTTGCCGAACATTTCAAATCTGGCGTTTGACGGCCTCGACGCGAATCGGCTCGTGATTGCCCTCGACCTGGCCGGCATCGCCATCTCAACGGGTTCAGCGTGCTCGTCCGGCTCAACCGAACCCAGTCACGTCCTGCGTGCGATGGGGCTGCCGCCGGAGCGGGTACGCGGCTCGATTCGCATCAGCTTGAGTCATACCACCGCGCCGTCAGACATCGCGCGCGTGATTGATCTGTTACCGAAGACCGTCGAGCGTCTGGCGCGTCTTCAAAACCCAACGGACTAG
- the fabD gene encoding ACP S-malonyltransferase, translating into MLAFLFPGQASQYVGMGRDLADTFPEARATFQEADEALGFTLSRLCFDGPEADLNLTTNTQPAVLTHAVATWRVLHRQGFAPGIVAGHSLGEYGALVAAGALDFADAVRIVRRRGQYMQEAVPPGVGAMAAILKADAPTVTALCAEAERDGEICRPANFNAPQQTVIAGHRPAVQRAMEAARGRKARAIELPVSAPFHCPLMKPAETRLAQDLATVNFRPLQRALVANVTAQPTTDAEQARANLIAQVCAPVRWVDSVQALAALGVTAFVEVGPKTVLTGLVRQILPEAITFNVESPQTLESFVAGMRLP; encoded by the coding sequence ATGCTGGCATTTCTTTTTCCTGGACAAGCTTCGCAATACGTCGGCATGGGGCGCGACCTGGCCGACACCTTTCCAGAAGCCCGCGCAACGTTTCAAGAAGCGGACGAGGCGCTTGGCTTCACCCTGAGCCGACTCTGCTTTGACGGACCGGAAGCCGATCTCAACCTAACCACCAATACCCAACCGGCCGTCCTGACGCATGCGGTGGCAACGTGGCGCGTACTGCACCGACAGGGGTTCGCGCCGGGCATTGTCGCGGGTCATTCACTGGGCGAGTATGGCGCCCTGGTGGCGGCTGGCGCGTTGGATTTTGCCGACGCCGTGCGAATCGTGCGGCGGCGCGGACAGTACATGCAGGAAGCCGTGCCGCCGGGCGTTGGGGCGATGGCGGCCATTCTCAAGGCGGACGCCCCGACCGTCACGGCGCTGTGCGCGGAAGCCGAGCGGGACGGCGAAATCTGTCGCCCGGCCAACTTCAATGCCCCGCAACAAACGGTCATTGCCGGCCACCGCCCCGCCGTCCAACGCGCCATGGAGGCTGCGCGTGGGCGCAAGGCGCGCGCAATTGAACTCCCGGTCAGCGCGCCGTTCCACTGCCCACTGATGAAGCCGGCCGAAACGCGATTGGCACAAGACCTGGCAACCGTGAACTTTCGGCCACTTCAACGGGCGCTCGTCGCCAACGTCACCGCCCAGCCAACGACTGACGCCGAACAAGCCCGCGCCAACCTGATTGCGCAAGTTTGCGCACCCGTCCGCTGGGTTGACTCGGTCCAAGCACTGGCGGCGCTAGGTGTCACAGCCTTTGTCGAAGTCGGGCCGAAAACGGTTCTGACCGGATTGGTGCGGCAAATCTTGCCCGAAGCCATCACGTTCAACGTGGAATCCCCACAGACCCTCGAAAGCTTTGTCGCCGGGATGCGACTGCCTTGA